DNA from Stutzerimonas decontaminans:
AGTGGTTGACCGTGTGCCAGCGCACATGGTGAACCATGCGCATCGGCAGCCGCTCCGGATGGTTGCCCACCTGGTAGTAGGGCAGCATGTCACCGCCCTTGTAGGTGATCACCTTGCCGGTATCCAGCGGCCAGAGCGCAGCCACGTTGCCGTCGTCGCGGCGTTCGATCAGCTGGAAGCCGTTGCCGCGCAGGCCGGCGGAAAGCTGGGTGCACTCGCGCAGTTCGTAAGGCGTTTGAAAGCCGTTGGGCTGGTAGCGCAGCACGTCGTACAGCGGATGGTTGATGGCGGCTTCGCGTTGGCCCTGCCCTTGCCGGCGGTACAGCTCGAGCGGCAACTGGCCGATGGATTCGGCCAGCAGGGTGACGCAGTTCTGCAGCACCGGGATGCCCAGCGCCGTTTCCGGCGTGACGACCATCCCGCTGCTGTTCTTGCCACGGCCGATCAGCCCGCGCCACCAGTCGTTGCTTTCGGTGACGCTGCCACGCGTGTCGCCGAGAAGGCTGGAAAAGAACATGTCAGCCCCCTTTTGCTTTGAGTTTGGCAGCAGCGCGGTCGGCCAGATAGGACCAGCCGAGCAGCCCACCACCGGCCACCATCAGCGCGGCGGGAATGCTAAGCAGGGCGACACCCGCCACCAGTAGGCCGAACCCAGCCAGCCCGGCCAGCCAGGAAAGCACCATCAGTTTCATATGCCCGTGCCTTCTTCGTAGATTGAGGTGCCACTGCTCACGCTGCCCGCGCCGCTGCTGCCGGTGGCCATGATTGCGGCGACGATGCCGTCGATACGGCCGATCGCCTTTTGCTTGTCCACTTTGCGGTTGCCGGCTGGGTCCGACACGGTGATGGCATTACCTGCGTTCCAGGTCAGCACCGGGTTGCCGTCGTGCCGCAGCGTTTCGACTTCCGCCGCCTCGCGCGGTACCAGTTGATAGTCGCCGGGGTCGAGGTCGAGCACGTCAGGTTCCGCAACGGTACCCAGCAGGCGGCGCTCGAACTCATCCACCGCCGGTCCCATGTCCTTGAAGCCCTGGCCGAACGGGGTCAGCTCGGGGAGCGTGATGCCGTGTTCGTTCATCAGCTCGCGCAGGTCTTCGATCCGCCAGCGGTCGTAAGCGATCTGGTGCACCTCGAAGTAGTCGCAGATCGTCTGCAGCCGGCGCAGCACATGCAGCTTGCTGATGGCCTTGCCCGGCGTGGTTTCGAGATGCCCATCCTTGATCCAGACGCTGTAGGGCACCTTGTCGCGGCGCTCCCGCTCCTCGAGCTGATGATCCGGAATCCAGAAGTACGGCAGCAGCCGCCAATGCGGGTCGGCCTCGATCGGGTAGAACAGCAACACGAACGCCGTAAGGTCTGTGGTACTCGACAGGTCGAGCCCCGCCACCGCAGGGCGGGTGCGCAGCAGGCGCATGGGCACGCGCTCTTCGGCTGCACTCCATACGTCCCAGCCGATCCATGGGTTGTCCGCCTGGGTCCACTGGCAGAAGTTCAGGCGGCGCACGACCGCCTCTTTCGCCGGAAGGCCTCGCGCTTCGGCCACCTGTTCGCGCAGGTACTTGCGGCCGGGAATGCCCTCGGTTTGCCGCTCTGGATCAGCTACGAAGTCCAGCGAGGGGTTGACCTTCGCCCAGCAGCTCTCATCGGTGAACGGGTCGTCGCCTTCGTCCAGGGAGCAGATAAAGGCGAACAGGCTGTCGTTGTCCTCGATGCCAGCGCAGATGCGTTTGCCCAGTTCGTGGTACTGACCGCAGACGCTGTTCTTGTCGCTGCCGCTGTTGGTGATCATCACGATCATGGCGCGGCGGCGGTTCTTCGTGCCGGCACGCATCATGTTCACAGCCGTGGCGCTTTTGTGCTCGTGCAGTTCGTCGAGCAGGCCGATGTGCGGGCGCGGGCCGGATTGGCCATCGTCCGAACTGATCGGCCGGAAGAAGCTGTTGGTGTTCGGATAGAACAGGTTCCAGACCTTCTCGTCCCGCCCCGACTGCACCAGCCGTCGCACCAGCGCGGGCGACATGTTGACCATGCTCACCGCATCGCGGAACAGGATCATCGCCTGGTCGCGCTTGGTGGCAGCGGCGTAAATCTCGGCGCGCTGCTCGTCGTCGGCGACCAGCCCGTAGAGGCCGATGCCACCCACCAGCGGCGATTTGCCGGAGCCCTTGCCCGTCTCGATGTAAGCCATCCGGAAGCGGCGGTAACCGTCCACGGTGTACCAGCCGAACAGGCTGCCAACCACGAAGGCCTGCCAGGGCGCCAGCACAAAGGGTTCGCCCTCGTACTCGCCGCCGTTCAGGCAGAGCACCTCCTCGAAGAAGCCGAGCGCCTTGTCAGCCGCGGCCTGATCCCAGACCAGCCCGCGCAGTTCGGCGGTATCCCGGTCGCGCAGGTGGCGCTTGCAGGCGTTGCGTACGTCAGGCCCGGCGACCAGCTCACCGGCCAGCACCGCCTGGGCGAATGCGGTTACGCGGTCAACTGAAGTACTTGGCGGCAGCGTCTCGTTGTTCATTGGGGAATAGCTCACCTTGCGGGGCCGCCGCCTTCATGTTGCGGCGGGCCATCGGCGAGAAACCAAACAGGGCGCCGGCCGCGTTCGCGCGCTTTTCGGCGTCGTTGGCCAGCTGCCGCCACACGCTGATCTGCTTGGCGCCAGTGGCGAATGTCTGGATGTCGCCACTGCATTCGGCCTTGGCGTTGTGCTCGGCAATCAGCCGGCGGAAGCGCTGCCAGTCCGCTACCGCTTCGCAGTAGGTGGCCAGCGCCATCATGTCCAACTTGCTGATCCAGCCGAGCGTCAGCAGGTCCGTAACCACGCGATCCCACTCGGCCGCAGCCTCGGCGCTCAGCCAGTCAGGCTTCGGCGGTGCGTCGACCGGCACGGCCGGCTCCCGCACCTCGGCCAGCAACTGGTCGGCGTTCTTTTTGCTCGGGTTACCCTGCAGCAGGTGCAGGTGCGCCGGCTTGCCCGGGCGGCCCGAGTTACTGTTTCCGGCCATAAATAACCTCTGATTCGCTTCGTTTTCCGGATACCCCCCCTATCCATTTTTCCCGCCGTTGCACACGGAGTTGGGGGACTGGTCTAGAGCGGGTCGCCGGCTGAATTTTTCACCCCCCCTACCCTGGCCGATGCCAGTGGTGGCGAGGGTCGAGTGGGCGGCCATCGGGGCCGCACCCTGCCTGACGCCCCGACTTCTCGAAGCGCTGCTTGTCCGAGCTGTGGCAGTTGGTGCACAGCGACTGCCAGTTATCCCGCGACCAGAACAACTTCCAGGCAGCCGCAATGCGCTCGGGGTCACCGCTCGCCTTCGCTTCCTTCAGCCGGGGCGGCGTCTTGTGGTCGACCACCTGCGCCAGCACCGGGCGGGCTGGGCTGCTGCACTCCCCGCAAAACGGATTGCGCCTCAGGTGATCTTCACGGGCCAGCTGCCAGCGGTAGCCATACCCGCGTGACGCAGCCGTGCCGCGCCGGTCAGCCCTGCCGCTCGACATTGCAGACGCCCGCCTTCTTGGCCAGGTAGCGCGCATAGATGCCACCGGCGATGTCAGCGCCGATCAGGCCCACGGCGATGCCCATCGCGCCGGCCAGCAGATAGTCCTGCTTGAGCCAGTAGACGAACATCAGCATCGACACACCGAACAGCGCCGAGCTGCCGAAGCGCAGCAGCACCCGCTTGACCAGCACCCCGACAGCCACACCAGCAGCCTCGGCGCGCCACATCTCGCCAGTCAGCCCGGCAAGCGCGACAAGGATCAGCATCCACGCCGGCAGGTCTGCCAGCGACTGCTGCATCTGCTGTTCGGTCGACATGCACCGCACTCCTGAACTGCGAATAAAAAAGCCCGCATGGCGACGGGCAAGGGCGATGGCGGCGCCATCAGCCAGAAAAGACAAAGCCCCGCACGATGGCGGGGCTTTGAGAGGTGACCGGCAGGGGAACCGGCCTTTGCCTGACACAGCAAGTTAGGCTCGTTTCGGTCATCGCCTTGGCGCTGCTCTGACCTGTTATGCGCTTTGTACCCCCCGACTGCGGTGGCGTAAACGGTGAGTTAACGCCACCCTGCAATGTTCCGGTTATATGATGGTTATCTGCCGCTTATCTTCCGCCAATAGCGTCGAAGGAATTAAGCCACGTAACGCCCGCCATGCACCCGCTGCATCCGGCGGCGGCATTCCAGCTCCGCCCTCACTCGCTCGTGCAGCTGCTGCACGCGCTCGTGATAGGTACGCTCCGAGCCTATGCGCACCCGCCGCATCTGCTGCTTAATCGTCGGGATCGGGTCAGGCAGGTAGCGCACCATCGCCAGCTTCACCAGCTGTGTCTCCAGGCAGAACGGCGGTCGAGTCGTGTTCCCAGCCTGCCGCCAGGCCTTCGCCAGCTTGCGGTCCTGCACCAGCCCCGCCTGCTTGAGCGTCCCGATGGCAGCATCCACCTCCTCGGCAACCTGATCGACCGCGCCCGCCAGCCCCATCGAGCCGCGACCAGAAGAGGGGATCATCCCGCCGTACTGCATCGCCGCCGCCAGCGGTGACGAACCCGACGCGCCAGGCGAACCCAGCCCGCCCCGGCACCGCTCTCCCCAGTGCTGCAACAACGCCTCGACTGCCTCAATCACGGCCCACCTCCCCTGCAAAACCAACCCGACACACAAACGCCCAACCCGACACAAACCCGACACACTCAAAACCCTTACAAATCAATACTTTCAAAGTGAACCGCCCCGGCTTTCCCGGAGGCTCCAACTCTTGAGAGGATGGAGCCATGAAGACGACGACGAAGTACTCCCCGGAAGTCCGCGAGCGAGCGGTTCGACTGGTATTGGAGCATCAAGGCAACCACGAGTCGGAATGGGCAGCGATTTGCTCGATTTCTGCCAAGATCGGTTGTACCGCCGAAACACTGCGCCGTTGGGTACGCCAGGCCGAGCGCGATACTGGCAAACGTGAAGGCCAGACCAGCAGCGAACGCGAGCGGATCAAGGCGCTGGAACGTGAGGTGCGTGAGTTGCGCCAGGCCAACGAGATCCTGCGCAAGGCGTCCGCGTATTTTGCCCAGGCGGAGCTCGACCGCCGCTTCAAGCCATGAAGGCGTTCGTCGATGAGCATCGTGCGGTTTATGGAGTCGAGCCGATCTGCCGGGTACTGCCGATCGCTCCATCGACCTACTACGCCCATGCACATTGCCAGGCCGCTCCCGAGCGGCGTTCTCCGCGAACACGGCGTGACGAGGTACTGAGCGGGCATATCCAGCGGGTCTGGGAGGAGAACTTCCAGGTCTACGGCGTGCGCAAGGTCTGGCGGCAACTCAAGCGCGAAGGCGTAGTGGTGGCCCGTTGCACGGTGGAGCGACTGATGCGGCGACTGGGTCTACAAGGTGTCGTACGCGGCAAACCGGTCAAGACTACGATCAGCGACAAGGCCACCCCGTGCCCGCTGGACAAGGTCAATCGCCAGTTCCGCGCCGAGCGGCCAAACGCGCTCTGGGTGTCGGACTTCACCTACGTCAGCACGTGGCAGGGCTTCGTCTACGTGGCCTTTGTTATCGACGTATTCGCCCGGCGTATCGTCGGCTGGCGCGTGTCCAGCTCAGCCCGCACAGACTTTGTTCTCGATGCGTTGGAACAGGCGTTGTATGCCCGCCGACCGGTCGGCCAGGGCAGCCTGATCCATCACAGCGACCGTGGCGTGCAGTACGTCTCGATCCGCTATACCGAGCGCCTAGCTGAAGCTGGGGTCGAGCCCTCGGTGGGCAGCGTGGGCGACTCCTATGACAATGCCTTGGCCGAGACCATCAATGGCCTGTACAAGGCCGAGGTGATCCATCGTCGTTCCTGGCAGAATCGGGAGGCAGTGGAGCTGGCGACGCTGGAGTGGGTGGACTGGTTCAACCACCGACGGCTACTGGAGCCCATCGGGAACATGCCGCCGGCAGAGGCCGAAGCGATCTACTATCAGCAACTTACCGAGTCGGCCCAAGCGGCATGACTCACACCAAAGAGCCTCCGGAATTCCCGGGGCGGTTCAAAGCATCTGTGTCGGGTGTGTTGGGTTTGTTGGGTTTTTCAGCCCTCGCATAAGAAAAAAACAGCGCCACCTTTGAAACAGCCAAACGAATCGGCGCATGCACGCCTGCGCGCGCGTCAAACCCAACACACCCCGCACACACGCCGCAAAGCCCCGCCGTTGCTTGCTCCGCGCTGTGTTGGGTCGCAAAACCAAACCCGACACAACCCAACACACCCGACACACAATCGCGCGCACTCATGCTGCCTTCCCCTTCACATGATCCCAGCCGTCAACGTCCCAGCCCGCCTCCCGCGCCTTCGCACGCCAATCCTTCACCAACTGGCCGAGCGCAGCGCTCGTCAGAGATGGGGGCAGGGAAGAGTTCGGATCGTCAGGAATGAAGAACGCACCAAAGCGCCGCGAATTGCCGTCCGTCCACGGGATAGGCCGCGCCGTCTTCTCAACCTCGGAACTGATGAACAGCGAGAACTTCGTTTGGCTCATCGCGTGTTCACGGTTGCGCTGGCACCACTCAAGGAACAGCGAATAGAGGTCGCTCGACAGGCAGCCACCCCACAAACCGCGCCCCAGCTCCTGCGTACGCCACTGGTGCAGAAAGGTCTGCCAGCCGGCCCGGCTCAACGCCACCAGGCGCTGCCGCGCATCGGTATGCGGCGGGCGCGTCCGCTCGTTGAAGTCGCCCAGGTCGACCGCCAGCAGCCACGCATACAGCGCCGCCACACCACCATTAGCCAGCTCGCGCCCGATCGCCTGC
Protein-coding regions in this window:
- a CDS encoding terminase large subunit — encoded protein: MNNETLPPSTSVDRVTAFAQAVLAGELVAGPDVRNACKRHLRDRDTAELRGLVWDQAAADKALGFFEEVLCLNGGEYEGEPFVLAPWQAFVVGSLFGWYTVDGYRRFRMAYIETGKGSGKSPLVGGIGLYGLVADDEQRAEIYAAATKRDQAMILFRDAVSMVNMSPALVRRLVQSGRDEKVWNLFYPNTNSFFRPISSDDGQSGPRPHIGLLDELHEHKSATAVNMMRAGTKNRRRAMIVMITNSGSDKNSVCGQYHELGKRICAGIEDNDSLFAFICSLDEGDDPFTDESCWAKVNPSLDFVADPERQTEGIPGRKYLREQVAEARGLPAKEAVVRRLNFCQWTQADNPWIGWDVWSAAEERVPMRLLRTRPAVAGLDLSSTTDLTAFVLLFYPIEADPHWRLLPYFWIPDHQLEERERRDKVPYSVWIKDGHLETTPGKAISKLHVLRRLQTICDYFEVHQIAYDRWRIEDLRELMNEHGITLPELTPFGQGFKDMGPAVDEFERRLLGTVAEPDVLDLDPGDYQLVPREAAEVETLRHDGNPVLTWNAGNAITVSDPAGNRKVDKQKAIGRIDGIVAAIMATGSSGAGSVSSGTSIYEEGTGI
- a CDS encoding phage terminase small subunit P27 family, encoding MAGNSNSGRPGKPAHLHLLQGNPSKKNADQLLAEVREPAVPVDAPPKPDWLSAEAAAEWDRVVTDLLTLGWISKLDMMALATYCEAVADWQRFRRLIAEHNAKAECSGDIQTFATGAKQISVWRQLANDAEKRANAAGALFGFSPMARRNMKAAAPQGELFPNEQRDAAAKYFS
- a CDS encoding phage holin family protein produces the protein MSTEQQMQQSLADLPAWMLILVALAGLTGEMWRAEAAGVAVGVLVKRVLLRFGSSALFGVSMLMFVYWLKQDYLLAGAMGIAVGLIGADIAGGIYARYLAKKAGVCNVERQG
- a CDS encoding IS3 family transposase (programmed frameshift) encodes the protein MKTTTKYSPEVRERAVRLVLEHQGNHESEWAAICSISAKIGCTAETLRRWVRQAERDTGKREGQTSSERERIKALEREVRELRQANEILRKASAYFCPGGARPPLQAMKAFVDEHRAVYGVEPICRVLPIAPSTYYAHAHCQAAPERRSPRTRRDEVLSGHIQRVWEENFQVYGVRKVWRQLKREGVVVARCTVERLMRRLGLQGVVRGKPVKTTISDKATPCPLDKVNRQFRAERPNALWVSDFTYVSTWQGFVYVAFVIDVFARRIVGWRVSSSARTDFVLDALEQALYARRPVGQGSLIHHSDRGVQYVSIRYTERLAEAGVEPSVGSVGDSYDNALAETINGLYKAEVIHRRSWQNREAVELATLEWVDWFNHRRLLEPIGNMPPAEAEAIYYQQLTESAQAA